In Procambarus clarkii isolate CNS0578487 chromosome 53, FALCON_Pclarkii_2.0, whole genome shotgun sequence, the following proteins share a genomic window:
- the LOC123767166 gene encoding prestin isoform X2, which translates to MSPLSGMDQSESDGGCEVCVVRPSLNITQRASKYHYCPPPDPGLLESIQNKAKKSCSCSGRCIKSAVTARVPILSWLPSYDFRASLLGDVLSGITVAIMHIPQGMAFALLGGLPPITGIYMAFFPILIYALLASSRHCSMGSFAVVCLMTGKVVGELATIPDTSSPLFGNTTDSLLTNSTKTYTPVQVAAVVALMNGIVEIVLGLLQVGNLCVYLSDMLVSGFTTGAAFHVLTSQIKYLLGIHVNTYNGPLKIIYTYKEIFSQVLNANPADTIIAAITITVLAVNAEVLKPWIRTKTKIPIPIELIVVSIGTLVSYLANLHNVYNVRIVGEIPTGLPEPTLPPFELMPAVAVDSIIISIVAYTVSFSMARIFAKRHNYNIDANQELYALGASNVFGSFFSCAPIAVSLARSLIQEAAGGVTQLTSFVCCFILLFVLLFIGPVFETLPNSVLSSIIVVALKGMFMQVKDLRRVWAVSRADALIWLASFLGVVIIDIDYGLLLGIVVSLLVLLGRSQQPKTARLGRVPNTDVYLDVNKYSVTVETPTVSIFQFNGPLHFANSEYFRQQLMSVTGLVPSAISATKTLSEKEQQLEADLTTQLTRVQWLVIEMSGVSYTDSTGGNLLSQLSKEYKQAGITLCLAALSESALETLEVCGTLKVIPPEYIFHSAHDAVVMLTRSDSSATADNACTKL; encoded by the exons ATGTCGCCGCTGTCTGGGATGGATCAGAGCGAGAGTGATGgcgggtgtgaggtgtgtgtagtCCGTCCATCACTCAACATTACCCAGCGGGCCTCCAAGTACCACTATTGTCCACCACCTGACCCAG GTCTACTGGAAAGTATCCAAAACAAGGCTAAGAAATCGTGTTCGTGTTCCGGGAGATGTATTAAGTCAGCGGTGACGGCCAGAGTGCCCATCTTGTCATGGCTGCCAAGTTATGACTTCCGCGCCTCTCTGCTCGGCGATGTGTTGTCGGGCATTACCGTAGCCATTATGCATATACCACAAG GAATGGCTTTTGCTCTGCTGGGCGGGCTTCCTCCCATCACCGGGATATATATGGCTTTTTTCCCTATACTCATCTACGCACTACTGGCTTCCTCGCGTCACTGTTCCATGG GTTCATTTGCCGTGGTGTGCCTAATGACGGGCAAAGTTGTAGGGGAACTGGCTACAATACCGGATACATCATCCCCTCTGTTTGGCAATACAACAGACAGTCTACTGACCAACAGCACCAAGACATACACACCTGTACAAGTGGCGGCAGTTGTGGCGCTCATGAATGGTATAGTGGAG ATCGTGCTGGGCCTGCTGCAGGTGGGAAATCTATGTGTTTACCTCTCTGACATGCTGGTGTCTGGCTTCACCACGGGGGCCGCCTTCCACGTGCTCACTTCACAGATTAAATACCTTCTTGGTATACATGTCAACACATACAACGGCCCCTTGAAAATCATATAC ACATATAAAGAAATCTTCAGCCAAGTATTAAATGCTAACCCTGCTGATACGATTATTGCTGCAATCACCATAACAGTTTTGGCCGTCAACGCTGAAGTTTTaaag CCCTGGATTCGTACCAAAACGAAAATTCCCATTCCCATCGAACTCATTGTTGTGAGCATTGGGACACTGGTATCATACTTGGCCAACCTTCACAACGTATACAACGTAAGAATTGTCGGTGAAATTCCCACAGG GTTACCTGAGCCTACGCTTCCACCTTTCGAGCTGATGCCTGCAGTGGCTGTTGACTCCATTATCATCAGTATTGTAGCCTACACTGTCTCTTTCTCTATGGCCAGGATATTTGCCAAACGTCACAACTATAATATTGATGCAAATCAAGAACTTTATGCTTTG GGCGCGAGCAATGTGTTTGGCTCGTTCTTTAGCTGTGCTCCCATTGCTGTGTCGCTGGCTCGGTCCCTGATCCAAGAAGCTGCCGGAGGAGTGACACAGCTCACGTCTTTCGTCTGTTGCTTCATCCTCCTCTTTGTCCTACTGTTTATTGGTCCGGTGTTTGAAACTCTACCAAAT AGTGTACTCTCATCAATCATCGTCGTGGCACTAAAAGGAATGTTCATGCAAGTGAAGGACTTGAGGCGGGTGTGGGCTGTGTCCCGGGCCGATGCTCTCATATGGCTTGCATCATTCCTCGGTGTGGTGATCATAGACATTGATTACGGCCTCTTGCTGGGCATCGTAGTGTCGCTGCTGGTGCTTCTGGGCCGATCTCAACAACCCAAAACTGCCCGGCTTGGCCGCGTTCCAAATACTGATGTGTATTTGGATGTCAACAAATATTCTGTG ACAGTAGAGACACCAACAGTGAGCATATTCCAGTTTAATGGACCTTTACACTTTGCAAACAGTGAATACTTCCGTCAGCAACTGATGTCAGTCACAGGTCTGGTACCATCCGCCATCTCTGCTACCAAGACTTTATCCGAAAAAGAACAGCAGCTTGAAGCAGATCTCACCACACAACTAACTAGG GTGCAGTGGCTTGTGATAGAGATGAGTGGAGTGAGTTACACTGACTCTACTGGTGGGAACCTTCTCTCTCAGCTGAGCAAGGAGTACAAGCAAGCAGGAATTACCCTGTGTCTGGCTGCTCTCTCAG AGAGTGCACTTGAGACCCTGGAAGTGTGTGGGACTCTCAAAGTCATTCCTCCCGAGTACATCTTCCACTCCGCCCATGATGCTGTGGTGATGCTCACACGGTCTGACTCATCTGCTACTGCTGATAATGCTTGCACTAAATTATAG
- the LOC123767166 gene encoding prestin isoform X1 has protein sequence MSPLSGMDQSESDGGCEVCVVRPSLNITQRASKYHYCPPPDPGLLESIQNKAKKSCSCSGRCIKSAVTARVPILSWLPSYDFRASLLGDVLSGITVAIMHIPQGMAFALLGGLPPITGIYMAFFPILIYALLASSRHCSMGSFAVVCLMTGKVVGELATIPDTSSPLFGNTTDSLLTNSTKTYTPVQVAAVVALMNGIVEIVLGLLQVGNLCVYLSDMLVSGFTTGAAFHVLTSQIKYLLGIHVNTYNGPLKIIYTYKEIFSQVLNANPADTIIAAITITVLAVNAEVLKPWIRTKTKIPIPIELIVVSIGTLVSYLANLHNVYNVRIVGEIPTGLPEPTLPPFELMPAVAVDSIIISIVAYTVSFSMARIFAKRHNYNIDANQELYALGASNVFGSFFSCAPIAVSLARSLIQEAAGGVTQLTSFVCCFILLFVLLFIGPVFETLPNSVLSSIIVVALKGMFMQVKDLRRVWAVSRADALIWLASFLGVVIIDIDYGLLLGIVVSLLVLLGRSQQPKTARLGRVPNTDVYLDVNKYSVTVETPTVSIFQFNGPLHFANSEYFRQQLMSVTGLVPSAISATKTLSEKEQQLEADLTTQLTRQVQWLVIEMSGVSYTDSTGGNLLSQLSKEYKQAGITLCLAALSESALETLEVCGTLKVIPPEYIFHSAHDAVVMLTRSDSSATADNACTKL, from the exons ATGTCGCCGCTGTCTGGGATGGATCAGAGCGAGAGTGATGgcgggtgtgaggtgtgtgtagtCCGTCCATCACTCAACATTACCCAGCGGGCCTCCAAGTACCACTATTGTCCACCACCTGACCCAG GTCTACTGGAAAGTATCCAAAACAAGGCTAAGAAATCGTGTTCGTGTTCCGGGAGATGTATTAAGTCAGCGGTGACGGCCAGAGTGCCCATCTTGTCATGGCTGCCAAGTTATGACTTCCGCGCCTCTCTGCTCGGCGATGTGTTGTCGGGCATTACCGTAGCCATTATGCATATACCACAAG GAATGGCTTTTGCTCTGCTGGGCGGGCTTCCTCCCATCACCGGGATATATATGGCTTTTTTCCCTATACTCATCTACGCACTACTGGCTTCCTCGCGTCACTGTTCCATGG GTTCATTTGCCGTGGTGTGCCTAATGACGGGCAAAGTTGTAGGGGAACTGGCTACAATACCGGATACATCATCCCCTCTGTTTGGCAATACAACAGACAGTCTACTGACCAACAGCACCAAGACATACACACCTGTACAAGTGGCGGCAGTTGTGGCGCTCATGAATGGTATAGTGGAG ATCGTGCTGGGCCTGCTGCAGGTGGGAAATCTATGTGTTTACCTCTCTGACATGCTGGTGTCTGGCTTCACCACGGGGGCCGCCTTCCACGTGCTCACTTCACAGATTAAATACCTTCTTGGTATACATGTCAACACATACAACGGCCCCTTGAAAATCATATAC ACATATAAAGAAATCTTCAGCCAAGTATTAAATGCTAACCCTGCTGATACGATTATTGCTGCAATCACCATAACAGTTTTGGCCGTCAACGCTGAAGTTTTaaag CCCTGGATTCGTACCAAAACGAAAATTCCCATTCCCATCGAACTCATTGTTGTGAGCATTGGGACACTGGTATCATACTTGGCCAACCTTCACAACGTATACAACGTAAGAATTGTCGGTGAAATTCCCACAGG GTTACCTGAGCCTACGCTTCCACCTTTCGAGCTGATGCCTGCAGTGGCTGTTGACTCCATTATCATCAGTATTGTAGCCTACACTGTCTCTTTCTCTATGGCCAGGATATTTGCCAAACGTCACAACTATAATATTGATGCAAATCAAGAACTTTATGCTTTG GGCGCGAGCAATGTGTTTGGCTCGTTCTTTAGCTGTGCTCCCATTGCTGTGTCGCTGGCTCGGTCCCTGATCCAAGAAGCTGCCGGAGGAGTGACACAGCTCACGTCTTTCGTCTGTTGCTTCATCCTCCTCTTTGTCCTACTGTTTATTGGTCCGGTGTTTGAAACTCTACCAAAT AGTGTACTCTCATCAATCATCGTCGTGGCACTAAAAGGAATGTTCATGCAAGTGAAGGACTTGAGGCGGGTGTGGGCTGTGTCCCGGGCCGATGCTCTCATATGGCTTGCATCATTCCTCGGTGTGGTGATCATAGACATTGATTACGGCCTCTTGCTGGGCATCGTAGTGTCGCTGCTGGTGCTTCTGGGCCGATCTCAACAACCCAAAACTGCCCGGCTTGGCCGCGTTCCAAATACTGATGTGTATTTGGATGTCAACAAATATTCTGTG ACAGTAGAGACACCAACAGTGAGCATATTCCAGTTTAATGGACCTTTACACTTTGCAAACAGTGAATACTTCCGTCAGCAACTGATGTCAGTCACAGGTCTGGTACCATCCGCCATCTCTGCTACCAAGACTTTATCCGAAAAAGAACAGCAGCTTGAAGCAGATCTCACCACACAACTAACTAGG CAGGTGCAGTGGCTTGTGATAGAGATGAGTGGAGTGAGTTACACTGACTCTACTGGTGGGAACCTTCTCTCTCAGCTGAGCAAGGAGTACAAGCAAGCAGGAATTACCCTGTGTCTGGCTGCTCTCTCAG AGAGTGCACTTGAGACCCTGGAAGTGTGTGGGACTCTCAAAGTCATTCCTCCCGAGTACATCTTCCACTCCGCCCATGATGCTGTGGTGATGCTCACACGGTCTGACTCATCTGCTACTGCTGATAATGCTTGCACTAAATTATAG